The proteins below are encoded in one region of Coffea arabica cultivar ET-39 chromosome 4c, Coffea Arabica ET-39 HiFi, whole genome shotgun sequence:
- the LOC140005120 gene encoding protein disulfide isomerase-like 1-6, giving the protein MPTPKHTSRFILFSLILLFSLSFFSTRVVFSQSTPADEEDGEDMETLEELIALDEEADVEQNPDGVHGETKDKPSGAQVLSKAQRIVLELNSDYAKRVVDENEYVLVLGYAPWCMRSAELMPRFAEAATALKELGSSLLMAKLDAERYPKAASTLGIKGFPTLLLFVNGTSQPYSGGFTSEEIVIWARKRTGSPIIRISSLTEANEFLKKHSTFVVGLFENFEGPDYEEFVKAATSDNEIQFIETSSPEIAKVLFPDARHTYPFLGLTKNEPERYSAYEDTFNVDGILQFLDNNKFPLITVLTEFNSAQVYSSTKKLQVYIFAEADDLKKLTEPLQEVARKFKLKIMLIFVDIKEDNLAKPFLTLFGLEDSEDIVVTAFDYNNSFKYLLESDPTPTKIEEFCLGLFHGTLSPFFKSQPIPDNKDASILTVVGKTFDDLVLRSPKNILLEVHTPWCITCEATTKQMEKLAKHFRGLEDLVFARIDASENEHPKLQVEEYPMLLFYTSKDKQNPIRFSSKSGSKELASLINKHLKNQDDISKDEL; this is encoded by the exons ATGCCTACACCAAAACACACTTCAAGATTCATCCTTTTCTCCCTTATTTTACTATTTTCACTGAGCTTTTTCTCCACCAGAGTAGTATTCTCCCAGTCCACCCCAGCTGATGAAGAAGATGGCGAAGACATGGAAACCCTTGAAGAACTGATTGCTTTGGATGAAGAAGCAGATGTAGAACAGAACCCAGATGGGGTTCATGGTGAAACTAAAGATAAACCATCCGGGGCTCAAGTTTTGAGCAAAGCTCAGAGAATTGTGCTTGAGCTGAATAGTGATTATGCCAAGAGGGTGGTAGATGAAAATGAGTATGTGCTGGTTCTTGGGTATGCTCCTTGGTGTATGAGGAGTGCGGAGCTAATGCCAAGGTTTGCTGAGGCTGCAACTGCTCTGAAGGAATTAGGGAGTTCCCTTTTAATGGCTAAGCTTGACGCTGAAAGGTATCCTAAAGCTGCTTCAACTCTTGGCATCAAAGGGTTCCCCACTCTCCTTTTGTTTGTAAATGGCACTTCTCAACCTTATTCTGGCGGATTCACCTC GGAAGAAATTGTGATCTGGGCTAGAAAGAGGACTGGTTCACCTATTATTAGAATTAGCTCACTTACTGAGGCAAATGAGTTTCTGAAGAAGCATTCAACATTTGTAGTTGGgctgtttgaaaattttgag GGGCCTGATTATGAAGAGTTCGTCAAGGCGGCAACATCTGACAATGAAATTCAGTTTATTGAAACAAGCAGCCCAGAAATTGCCAAAGTTCTGTTTCCTGATGCTAGGCATACTTATCCTTTCCTTGGCCTAACTAAAAATGAACCGGAGAGATACAGTGCATATG AGGACACCTTTAATGTAGATGGGATCTTGCAATTTTTGGACAATAACAAGTTCCCCCTAATTACTGTACTGACTGAATTTAATTCTGCCCAAGTATACTCCAGCACAAAGAAGCTCCAG GTGTATATTTTTGCTGAAGCTGATGATTTGAAGAAACTCACTGAACCTTTGCAAGAAGTTGCTAGGAAGTTCAAATTAAAG ATAATGTTGATATTTGTAGATATCAAAGAAGACAACCTTGCAAAGCCCTTCCTCACTTTATTTGGTCTAGAGGATTCAGAAGATATAGTT GTGACAGCTTTTGATTACAACAACAGCTTCAAGTATCTGTTGGAGTCAGATCCTACACCAACAAAAATAGAA GAATTTTGCTTGGGGCTTTTTCATGGAACATTGTCACCATTCTTCAAGTCACAGCCAATCCCTGATAAT aagGATGCCAGTATATTGACTGTTGTTGGCAAGACATTTGATGATTTGGTTCTTCGAAGTCCCAAGAATATTCTTTTAGAG GTACATACGCCATGGTGCATAACCTGTGAAGCAACCACCAAGCAAATGGAGAAGTTGGCCAAACATTTCAGGGGATTGGAAGACCTAGTTTTTGCAAGGATTGATGCTTCAGAGAACGAACATCCAAAGCTGCAG GTAGAAGAATATCCAATGTTGTTGTTCTACACCTCCAAGGACAAGCAAAACCCG ATTagattttcttcaaaatctggCTCCAAGGAGTTAGCGTCCCTGATCAACAAACACCTAAAGAACCAGGATGACATTTCAAAGGATGAACTGTAG
- the LOC140005122 gene encoding ras-related protein Rab7 isoform X2, whose amino-acid sequence MASRRRMLLKVIILGDSGYVNRKFSNQYKATIGADFLTKEVQFEDRLYTLQIWDTAGQERFQSLGVAFYRGADCCVLVYDVNVMKSFENLNNWREEFLLQASPSDPENFPFIVLGNKVDIDGGNSRVVSEKKAKAWCASKGNIPYFETSAKEGYNVEAAFQCIAKNALKNEPEEELYLPDTIDVAGGQQQRSTGCEC is encoded by the exons atggCTTCTAGAAGGCGGATGCTTCTCAAGGTCATCATCCTGGGCGATAGCGG GTATGTGAATCGTAAGTTTAGCAACCAATACAAAGCTACAATTGGAGCTGACTTCTTGACAAAAGAAGTCCAGTTTGAAGATAGATTGTACACATTGCAG ATATGGGATACAGCTGGACAAGAGAGGTTCCAGAGCCTTGGGGTGGCTTTCTACCGTGGAGCAGACTGTTGTGTTCTTGTGTACGATGTTAATGTCAtgaaatcatttgaaaatcttaACAACTGGCGGGAGGAATTTTTACTGCAG GCCAGTCCATCTGACCCTGAAAACTTTCCATTTATTGTGTTGGGAAACAAGGTAGATATTGATGGGGGCAATAGTCGAGTG GTTTCCGAAAAGAAAGCAAAGGCATGGTGTGCTTCTAAGGGAAACATACCCTACTTTGAGACATCTGCAAAAGAAGGATATAATGTGGAAGCAGCTTTTCAGTGTATAGCCAAGAATGCTCTTAAAAATGAACCTGAAGAAGAATT ATATCTTCCAGACACCATTGATGTAGCAGGGGGACAGCAGCAAAGATCGACAGGATGTGAATGTTGA
- the LOC113741667 gene encoding uncharacterized protein, whose translation MEATKEVGGLLGKIMPPRLEDAGLEDCALPPESIKEAFLKAATAVRSIVSASSDDEGAEGRCVNDPWPKVEGSSDELVGISSGVDDAPGGCQTEKGGGLPDVAGDEVSVQDAEEKVDEVVVGGPALPEGGGACIDGLRGLEIGGKSRGKTGKKLRDGEADNVDDDSEEEKLILAEGYV comes from the coding sequence ATGGAAGCGACAAAGGAAGTAGGAGGGCTTTTAGGTAAAATAATGCCACCCAGGCTGGAAGACGCTGGTCTCGAAGACTGTGCATTGCCACCCGAATCCATCAAGGAAGCCTTTCTAAAAGCCGCCACCGCCGTCCGGTCAATCGTCTCTGCCTCATCCGACGACGAAGGAGCGGAGGGACGTTGCGTGAACGATCCGTGGCCAAAAGTTGAAGGTTCTTCCGACGAACTCGTCGGGATTTCAAGCGGTGTTGATGATGCTCCCGGAGGTTGCCAGACCGAGAAGGGCGGCGGTTTGCCGGATGTGGCCGGTGATGAGGTTTCTGTGCAAGATGCGGAGGAGAAAGTCGATGAGGTGGTAGTTGGCGGGCCCGCGTTGCCCGAGGGTGGAGGAGCTTGTATAGATGGTTTGCGGGGGTTGGAAATTGGAGGGAAGAGTAGGGGTAAAACTGGAAAGAAATTGAGGGATGGTGAGGCTGATAACGTAGATGACGATAGCGAGGAGGAAAAACTTATTTTAGCTGAAGGTTATGTGTAA
- the LOC140005122 gene encoding ras-related protein Rab7 isoform X1 has translation MASRRRMLLKVIILGDSGVGKTSLMNQYVNRKFSNQYKATIGADFLTKEVQFEDRLYTLQIWDTAGQERFQSLGVAFYRGADCCVLVYDVNVMKSFENLNNWREEFLLQASPSDPENFPFIVLGNKVDIDGGNSRVVSEKKAKAWCASKGNIPYFETSAKEGYNVEAAFQCIAKNALKNEPEEELYLPDTIDVAGGQQQRSTGCEC, from the exons atggCTTCTAGAAGGCGGATGCTTCTCAAGGTCATCATCCTGGGCGATAGCGG GGTTGGCAAGACGTCTCTGATGAACCA GTATGTGAATCGTAAGTTTAGCAACCAATACAAAGCTACAATTGGAGCTGACTTCTTGACAAAAGAAGTCCAGTTTGAAGATAGATTGTACACATTGCAG ATATGGGATACAGCTGGACAAGAGAGGTTCCAGAGCCTTGGGGTGGCTTTCTACCGTGGAGCAGACTGTTGTGTTCTTGTGTACGATGTTAATGTCAtgaaatcatttgaaaatcttaACAACTGGCGGGAGGAATTTTTACTGCAG GCCAGTCCATCTGACCCTGAAAACTTTCCATTTATTGTGTTGGGAAACAAGGTAGATATTGATGGGGGCAATAGTCGAGTG GTTTCCGAAAAGAAAGCAAAGGCATGGTGTGCTTCTAAGGGAAACATACCCTACTTTGAGACATCTGCAAAAGAAGGATATAATGTGGAAGCAGCTTTTCAGTGTATAGCCAAGAATGCTCTTAAAAATGAACCTGAAGAAGAATT ATATCTTCCAGACACCATTGATGTAGCAGGGGGACAGCAGCAAAGATCGACAGGATGTGAATGTTGA
- the LOC113742991 gene encoding sulfite exporter TauE/SafE family protein 3-like isoform X2 gives MSKKSQMKWKNLRPIAGVAIVYLVAAVVVSAEHIPEQVISENNGTAKVYASNYLWQNGVMNYRHVWPEMKFSWQIVVGTVIGFFAAALGSVGGVGGGGIFVPMLALIIGFDPKSSTAISKCMITGAAGATVYYNIRLRHPTLDLPIIDYDLALLFQPMLVLGISIGVAFNVIFADWMVTILLIILFIGTSTKAFLKGVETWKKETIMKQEAAKFLASGGTSGEPVSYKLLPGGPSGSISIKQNVIEKSEVSIIDNIRWKEFCILIGVWGSILFLQITKEEYTKTCSTTYWILNLLQIPIAIGASACEAIGLYKGKKVIASRGQAGADWSIYQLVFCCLCGILAGIVGGLLGLGGGFILGPLFLELGVPPQVSSATATFAMTFSSSMSVIQYYLLRRFPVPYAVYFVSVATVAALVGQHLVRKMISILGRASLIIFILAFTIFVSAISLGGVGIPNMIDRIAGKEYMGFDDICAYDF, from the exons ATGTCTAAGAAGAGTCAGATGAAATGGAAGAACTTGAGACCAATTGCTGGGGTTGCGATAGTTTATCTTGTAGCTGCGGTGGTAGTTTCAGCAGAACACATACCGGAGCAGGTTATTTCAGAAAATAATGGGACAGCCAAAGTGTATGCATCAAATTATTTGTGGCAAAATGGTGTAATGAATTATCGTCATGTTTGGCCT GAGATGAAGTTTAGCTGGCAAATTGTGGTTGGCACAGTAATTGGTTTTTTTGCGGCTGCTTTAGGAAGTGTTGGAGGCGTTGGTGGAGGCGGCATTTTTGTGCCCATGCTTGCTTTGATTATTGGATTCGATCCAAAATCATCTACAGCCATATCAAAGT GTATGATCACAGGTGCAGCAGGTGCAACCGTTTACTATAATATCAGGCTCAGGCATCCTACACTTGACCTGCCTATCATTGATTACGATCTAGCTCTTCTTTTCCAACCAATGCTAGTGCTTGGGATCAGTATTGGAGTTGCTTTCAATGTGATTTTTGCTGATTGGATGGTTACAATTCTTTTGATCATTCTCTTCATAG GCACATCAACTAAGGCATTCTTGAAGGGTGTGGAAACatggaagaaagaaacaatAATGAAGCAG GAGGCTGCTAAATTCTTGGCATCCGGTG GTACTAGTGGTGAACCAGTATCCTACAAACTTTTACCTGGTGGACCAAGTGGCAGCATTTCAATAAAGCAGAACGTGATTGAAAAATCAGAG GTCTCAATTATTGACAATATCCGTTGGAAGGAGTTCTGTATACTCATCGGTGTCTGGGGAAGTATACTTTTTCTTCAGATTACCAAGGAG GAGTACACCAAAACCTGTTCCACGACATATTGGATACTAAACTTGTTGCAG ATTCCAATCGCCATTGGAGCATCCGCATGTGAGGCCATTGGCTTGTATAAAGGAAAAAAGGTGATTGCATCCAGGGGTCAAGCTGGAGCGGATTGGAGCATATACCAACTGGTTTTTTGTTGTTTATGTGGAATTTTGGCTGGTATAGTTGGTGGCCTGCTGGGACTTGGTGGAGGGTTTATTTTGGGTCCCTTATTTCTGGAGCTTGGAGTTCCTCCTCAAGTGTCAAGTGCTACTGCCACTTTTGCCATGACATTCTCCTCATCCATGTCGGTTATTCAATATTACCTTCTAAGACGTTTCCCAGTGCCATATG CGGTATATTTTGTGAGTGTGGCTACAGTAGCTGCCCTCGTAGGGCAACATCTGGTACGAAAGATGATTAGCATACTGGGGAGAGCTTCTctgatcattttcattttggcTTTCACAATTTTCGTGAGCGCAATATCATTGG GTGGGGTTGGCATACCAAACATGATCGACAGGATTGCAGGAAAAGAGTACATGGGCTTTGACGATATTTGTGCATATGATTTCTAG
- the LOC113742991 gene encoding sulfite exporter TauE/SafE family protein 3-like isoform X1 produces the protein MSKKSQMKWKNLRPIAGVAIVYLVAAVVVSAEHIPEQVISENNGTAKVYASNYLWQNGVMNYRHVWPEMKFSWQIVVGTVIGFFAAALGSVGGVGGGGIFVPMLALIIGFDPKSSTAISKCMITGAAGATVYYNIRLRHPTLDLPIIDYDLALLFQPMLVLGISIGVAFNVIFADWMVTILLIILFIGTSTKAFLKGVETWKKETIMKQEAAKFLASGGTSGEPVSYKLLPGGPSGSISIKQNVIEKSEVSIIDNIRWKEFCILIGVWGSILFLQITKEEYTKTCSTTYWILNLLQVLRSESLFLTPVGIPIAIGASACEAIGLYKGKKVIASRGQAGADWSIYQLVFCCLCGILAGIVGGLLGLGGGFILGPLFLELGVPPQVSSATATFAMTFSSSMSVIQYYLLRRFPVPYAVYFVSVATVAALVGQHLVRKMISILGRASLIIFILAFTIFVSAISLGGVGIPNMIDRIAGKEYMGFDDICAYDF, from the exons ATGTCTAAGAAGAGTCAGATGAAATGGAAGAACTTGAGACCAATTGCTGGGGTTGCGATAGTTTATCTTGTAGCTGCGGTGGTAGTTTCAGCAGAACACATACCGGAGCAGGTTATTTCAGAAAATAATGGGACAGCCAAAGTGTATGCATCAAATTATTTGTGGCAAAATGGTGTAATGAATTATCGTCATGTTTGGCCT GAGATGAAGTTTAGCTGGCAAATTGTGGTTGGCACAGTAATTGGTTTTTTTGCGGCTGCTTTAGGAAGTGTTGGAGGCGTTGGTGGAGGCGGCATTTTTGTGCCCATGCTTGCTTTGATTATTGGATTCGATCCAAAATCATCTACAGCCATATCAAAGT GTATGATCACAGGTGCAGCAGGTGCAACCGTTTACTATAATATCAGGCTCAGGCATCCTACACTTGACCTGCCTATCATTGATTACGATCTAGCTCTTCTTTTCCAACCAATGCTAGTGCTTGGGATCAGTATTGGAGTTGCTTTCAATGTGATTTTTGCTGATTGGATGGTTACAATTCTTTTGATCATTCTCTTCATAG GCACATCAACTAAGGCATTCTTGAAGGGTGTGGAAACatggaagaaagaaacaatAATGAAGCAG GAGGCTGCTAAATTCTTGGCATCCGGTG GTACTAGTGGTGAACCAGTATCCTACAAACTTTTACCTGGTGGACCAAGTGGCAGCATTTCAATAAAGCAGAACGTGATTGAAAAATCAGAG GTCTCAATTATTGACAATATCCGTTGGAAGGAGTTCTGTATACTCATCGGTGTCTGGGGAAGTATACTTTTTCTTCAGATTACCAAGGAG GAGTACACCAAAACCTGTTCCACGACATATTGGATACTAAACTTGTTGCAG GTCCTAAGATCAGAATCCCTCTTCCTGACCCCTGTCGGG ATTCCAATCGCCATTGGAGCATCCGCATGTGAGGCCATTGGCTTGTATAAAGGAAAAAAGGTGATTGCATCCAGGGGTCAAGCTGGAGCGGATTGGAGCATATACCAACTGGTTTTTTGTTGTTTATGTGGAATTTTGGCTGGTATAGTTGGTGGCCTGCTGGGACTTGGTGGAGGGTTTATTTTGGGTCCCTTATTTCTGGAGCTTGGAGTTCCTCCTCAAGTGTCAAGTGCTACTGCCACTTTTGCCATGACATTCTCCTCATCCATGTCGGTTATTCAATATTACCTTCTAAGACGTTTCCCAGTGCCATATG CGGTATATTTTGTGAGTGTGGCTACAGTAGCTGCCCTCGTAGGGCAACATCTGGTACGAAAGATGATTAGCATACTGGGGAGAGCTTCTctgatcattttcattttggcTTTCACAATTTTCGTGAGCGCAATATCATTGG GTGGGGTTGGCATACCAAACATGATCGACAGGATTGCAGGAAAAGAGTACATGGGCTTTGACGATATTTGTGCATATGATTTCTAG